The following proteins are co-located in the Palaemon carinicauda isolate YSFRI2023 chromosome 3, ASM3689809v2, whole genome shotgun sequence genome:
- the LOC137634168 gene encoding uncharacterized protein → MLTWTLKTAPNFKSIDPAVPDADTMEDYLSNALDYQYMFEKRTTPWEMAQWDPDELQSFKIDLEKVDRLYHISFIEDGCVGQEYEFIARLNHKGRLLYVELTAGCDYTGFDCQGYGIIFVSSDANLFLNLVLTNNCKKDLIHKSLSEDGVETEELSVEYNACSRMFLKNTPMLKYLCHMSIYENRIKLEPHLSTLPKILKKSVDEFIKFKEAKEAYDEC, encoded by the coding sequence ATGTTGACTTGGACGCTGAAAACTGCCCCAAACTTCAAAAGTATCGATCCCGCTGTCCCCGATGCCGACACCATGGAAGACTACTTGTCAAACGCGCTCGACTACCAGTATATGTTTGAGAAGAGAACGACGCCTTGGGAGATGGCCCAATGGGACCCAGACGAGTTGCAGTCCTTCAAGATAGATCTTGAGAAGGTCGATCGACTGTATCATATTTCCTTCATCGAAGACGGCTGTGTCGGCCAGGAATACGAATTCATTGCTCGACTGAATCACAAAGGACGGCTGCTCTACGTCGAACTCACGGCCGGATGTGACTACACTGGGTTCGATTGCCAAGGATATGGCATCATCTTCGTGAGCAGCGAcgccaacttattcttgaacctcGTCTTGACGAACAATTGCAAAAAGGATCTCATTCATAAGTCTCTATCGGAGGACGGCGTCGAAACCGAAGAACTGTCGGTAGAGTACAACGCCTGCAGCAGAATGTTCCTGAAAAATACCCCGATGTTGAAGTACCTCTGTCACATGAGCATTTACGAGAACAGGATAAAACTTGAACCACATCTTTCGACTTTGCCAAAAATCCTCAAGAAAAGTGTAGATGAGTTCATCAAATTCAAAGAGGCCAAAGAAGCCTATGATGAGTGTTAG